One Vibrio sp. CDRSL-10 TSBA genomic region harbors:
- a CDS encoding TRAP transporter small permease subunit has protein sequence MSENKLPAAPIHDEQPKNALDVWIVRAGNAFSLLFLVTVAISFYEVVMRYVFDSPTTWVHETAAFIGGSLFVFGGVYAMASNKHVRVVLIYDHVSPSARHYLNLVHHIVGLAFAGMMAYASYITVEASWFAPWGDMRLETSGSAFNPPYPALLKAVIFVTLVILVVQFVLHLIQEIQALRKKRDV, from the coding sequence ATGAGCGAGAATAAGCTACCGGCTGCGCCTATTCATGATGAGCAGCCTAAAAACGCGCTGGACGTTTGGATTGTGCGTGCTGGTAATGCGTTCAGTCTGCTGTTTCTGGTAACGGTTGCGATTTCTTTTTATGAAGTCGTCATGCGTTATGTATTTGATTCACCGACCACCTGGGTACACGAAACGGCGGCGTTTATCGGTGGTTCGTTATTTGTGTTTGGTGGTGTCTATGCCATGGCATCCAATAAACACGTTCGTGTGGTACTGATTTATGATCATGTGTCACCAAGTGCACGTCATTATCTTAATTTAGTCCATCACATTGTCGGGTTAGCCTTTGCCGGCATGATGGCGTATGCCTCTTATATTACTGTTGAAGCTTCCTGGTTTGCACCATGGGGCGATATGCGTCTGGAGACCTCAGGTTCTGCTTTTAACCCTCCTTATCCGGCGCTGCTGAAAGCGGTTATTTTTGTCACACTGGTGATTTTGGTCGTGCAATTTGTGTTGCACCTGATTCAGGAAATTCAAGCCCTAAGGAAAAAGCGCGATGTTTGA
- a CDS encoding ACT domain-containing protein yields the protein MNSTFIVNFVGTATPSTIKQLAAITHENDGKWLISKVNFIEEQVAAVIKVEVPTAKVQTVKEAFHSYPDLLVQIVDCDTAPHQSDTIYQIRLDANDRYGIVNEITHVLDNQGIHILDMDCQRVFIAGGGGVSSSLFTANLAIRLPAEIAIQDVAKELEALSEDTRVIIET from the coding sequence ATGAACAGCACTTTTATAGTGAACTTTGTTGGTACAGCAACCCCGTCAACGATTAAACAACTTGCAGCAATAACCCATGAGAATGATGGTAAATGGTTAATTAGTAAGGTTAATTTTATCGAAGAGCAAGTGGCAGCCGTGATTAAGGTTGAAGTCCCCACTGCGAAAGTTCAAACGGTGAAAGAGGCCTTTCACTCCTACCCTGATTTACTGGTGCAAATTGTCGACTGTGATACGGCACCTCATCAATCAGACACGATTTATCAGATTCGGCTTGATGCCAATGACCGTTATGGAATTGTTAACGAGATCACACATGTGCTGGATAACCAAGGTATCCATATTCTCGATATGGATTGTCAACGGGTATTTATCGCCGGAGGTGGCGGTGTCAGTTCGAGCTTATTTACGGCTAATTTAGCGATTCGGCTGCCCGCTGAAATAGCAATACAAGACGTCGCTAAGGAACTCGAAGCTCTGAGCGAAGATACCCGCGTAATTATCGAGACATAA
- the nspC gene encoding carboxynorspermidine decarboxylase, which produces MQKSELKTPYFMIDEGKLIENLEIAKRLKEVSGVKLVLALKCFSTWGVFDIIKPYLDGTTSSGPFEVKLGYEKFGGETHAYSVGYSEDDVKEVADICDKMIFNSQSQLAAYRHLVEGKASVGLRLNPGVSYAGQDLANPARRFSRLGVQADHIDPAVFESINGVMFHMNCENKDVDAFISLLDSISERFGAYLDKLDWVSLGGGVFFTWPGYDVDKLGLALKAFAEKHAVQLYLEPGEAIITKTTDLVVTVVDLVENGMKTAIVDSATEAHRLDTLIYNEPASVLEASDDGEYEYVIGSCSCLAGDQFCVAKFDQPLKVGQKLHILDSAGYTMVKLNWFNGLKMPSVYCERTNGDIQKLNEFGYEDFKRSLSQWSVK; this is translated from the coding sequence ATGCAAAAAAGCGAATTGAAAACTCCATACTTCATGATTGATGAAGGGAAATTGATCGAAAATCTGGAAATAGCCAAACGTCTGAAAGAAGTGTCAGGTGTTAAACTGGTTCTTGCTCTGAAATGTTTTTCTACCTGGGGTGTGTTTGACATCATCAAACCTTACTTGGACGGCACCACAAGTTCAGGCCCGTTTGAAGTTAAACTGGGCTATGAAAAATTCGGTGGTGAAACTCATGCTTACAGCGTGGGCTACAGTGAAGATGACGTGAAAGAAGTCGCAGATATCTGCGACAAGATGATTTTTAACTCTCAGTCACAGCTGGCAGCATATCGTCACCTGGTGGAAGGCAAGGCCTCTGTGGGTCTGCGCCTTAACCCTGGTGTGAGCTACGCTGGTCAGGATCTCGCTAACCCGGCACGTCGCTTTTCTCGCTTGGGTGTTCAGGCAGACCATATTGACCCGGCCGTATTTGAGAGCATCAATGGTGTCATGTTCCACATGAACTGTGAGAACAAAGATGTCGATGCGTTCATTAGTCTGCTGGATTCTATCTCTGAGCGCTTTGGCGCGTATCTGGATAAGCTGGACTGGGTAAGTCTGGGCGGTGGTGTATTCTTTACCTGGCCGGGTTACGATGTCGATAAACTGGGTCTGGCGCTGAAAGCTTTTGCTGAAAAACATGCGGTGCAGCTGTACCTGGAACCGGGTGAAGCGATTATTACCAAAACCACTGATCTGGTGGTCACTGTGGTTGATCTGGTTGAGAACGGCATGAAAACCGCGATTGTAGATTCTGCAACCGAAGCACACCGTTTAGATACGCTTATTTACAACGAGCCTGCCTCTGTCCTTGAAGCGAGCGACGACGGTGAATACGAATACGTGATCGGCTCTTGTTCTTGTCTGGCGGGTGACCAGTTCTGTGTGGCGAAGTTTGATCAGCCACTTAAAGTCGGTCAAAAACTGCATATTCTCGATAGCGCGGGTTATACCATGGTGAAGCTGAACTGGTTTAACGGCCTGAAGATGCCTTCTGTGTACTGCGAACGTACTAATGGCGACATTCAGAAGCTGAACGAGTTTGGTTATGAAGACTTTAAGCGTTCTCTGTCGCAGTGGTCAGTAAAATAA
- a CDS encoding cadherin repeat domain-containing protein — MPTITKLPDNTHSIVVTVTEVDANGTPQSADVDVILSELDIDDNAPVFTPNDPDNPDGAQYAFEYNENSTVNDVLGTVQATDADGEAVTYSIKQNVFDGDNNPLFTIDATTGDIRLTAEGVAAFANDFELNPNEHTLIVTATEVAGLGAQQSTDIPVELTELNLDDNAPVFDPNDPDNPDGAQYAFEYNENSTVNDVLGTVQATDADGEDVTYSIKQNVFDGDNNPLFTIDATTGDIRLTAEGVAAFANDFELNPNEHTLIVTATEVAGLGAQQSTDIPVELTELNLDDNAPVFDPNDPDNPDGAQYAFEYNENSTVNDVLGTVQATDADGEAVTYSIKQNVFDGDNNPLFTIDEESGEIRLTAEGVAAFANDFELNPNEHTLIVTATEVAGLGAQQSTDIPVELTELNLDDNAPVFDPNDPDENRYVFDYYEGRVITSELGRVSASDADGERVTYSITQNVYDNGMALFTINAVTGVISLTSEGVAAFTNNYELATNTHNLVVTATEDEGLGIVKSTDIDVILNELNVDDAPIAENFTVLLSDNVESTIVFDSDDPLQDHISDVDDDAANIQVMIVLTSLPETGTLLYTDEFGVTRELTSADLYVEGGDKVLLDPHYISFVSFG; from the coding sequence TTGCCAACGATTACGAAACTCCCGGATAACACACACAGCATAGTGGTGACGGTAACGGAAGTTGACGCTAACGGTACGCCTCAGTCTGCGGATGTTGATGTCATATTGAGTGAACTTGATATTGACGATAATGCTCCGGTCTTTACGCCCAACGATCCGGATAATCCGGACGGGGCGCAATACGCGTTTGAATACAACGAAAACAGTACGGTTAATGATGTGCTGGGCACTGTGCAGGCCACGGACGCGGACGGCGAAGCCGTCACCTACAGCATCAAACAAAACGTGTTTGACGGCGACAACAACCCGCTGTTCACCATCGATGCAACCACCGGTGACATCCGCCTGACGGCAGAGGGCGTGGCGGCGTTTGCCAATGACTTTGAACTGAACCCGAACGAGCACACCCTGATTGTCACCGCGACCGAAGTGGCGGGGCTGGGCGCGCAGCAATCGACCGATATTCCGGTTGAGCTGACTGAGCTTAACCTGGATGACAACGCGCCGGTATTTGACCCTAACGATCCGGATAATCCGGACGGGGCGCAATACGCGTTTGAATACAACGAAAACAGCACGGTTAATGATGTGCTGGGCACGGTTCAGGCCACGGACGCGGACGGCGAAGACGTCACCTACAGCATCAAACAAAACGTGTTTGACGGCGACAACAACCCACTGTTCACTATTGATGCGACCACCGGTGACATCCGTCTGACTGCAGAGGGCGTAGCGGCGTTTGCCAATGACTTTGAACTGAACCCGAACGAGCACACCCTGATTGTCACCGCGACTGAAGTGGCGGGGCTGGGTGCGCAGCAATCGACCGATATTCCGGTTGAGCTGACCGAGCTGAACCTGGATGATAACGCGCCGGTATTTGACCCTAACGATCCGGATAATCCGGACGGGGCGCAATACGCGTTTGAATACAACGAAAACAGCACGGTTAATGATGTGCTGGGCACCGTGCAGGCCACGGATGCGGACGGCGAAGCCGTCACCTACAGCATCAAACAGAACGTGTTTGACGGTGACAACAACCCGCTGTTCACCATCGATGAAGAAAGCGGGGAGATCCGTTTGACTGCAGAGGGTGTGGCGGCGTTTGCCAACGACTTTGAACTGAACCCGAACGAGCACACCCTGATTGTCACCGCGACCGAAGTGGCGGGGCTGGGCGCGCAGCAATCGACCGATATTCCGGTTGAGCTGACCGAACTGAACCTGGATGACAACGCACCGGTATTTGACCCCAACGATCCAGATGAAAACCGCTACGTGTTTGACTACTATGAAGGTCGGGTGATCACCAGTGAACTGGGCCGAGTATCGGCTTCAGACGCTGATGGGGAAAGAGTGACTTATAGCATTACCCAAAATGTCTATGATAACGGCATGGCGTTATTTACCATTAATGCCGTCACCGGTGTGATCAGCTTAACCTCAGAAGGCGTTGCAGCTTTTACTAACAATTATGAGCTGGCTACCAATACTCATAATCTGGTAGTGACGGCTACAGAGGATGAAGGTTTGGGCATCGTTAAGTCTACGGATATTGATGTGATACTTAACGAGTTAAATGTCGATGATGCTCCGATTGCGGAAAACTTTACCGTGCTGCTCAGCGACAATGTCGAGAGTACGATTGTGTTCGACTCGGATGACCCGCTGCAAGACCATATTTCAGATGTAGACGATGATGCTGCCAATATTCAGGTCATGATTGTGCTGACATCACTGCCCGAGACCGGAACCTTGCTCTATACCGATGAATTCGGTGTCACCCGTGAGCTGACAAGCGCCGATCTCTATGTGGAGGGAGGAGATAAAGTCCTGCTCGATCCGCATTACATCAGCTTCGTTTCCTTCGGGTGA
- a CDS encoding VCBS domain-containing protein gives MNTRTLASTMLANVTLIIDRNGQFREQAANMPLRPGDVVVQVSEGPNPQVTAELVSPANTANTNLDGEIAQIIQQLELGADPTQNPDLATAAGGTNGSSLTASASISRTGDEVLASTSFDTSGLEGLGLSATQSLALADLVADTVTTLLLSGSDSAEADETDEPVTLEGVLQVEGADGLTFVPQQDEAGDYGQFSIDADGNWVFVANSAFDELNTGDSIIDQFQVVGTDGSTHTVTVTINGTNDVPVFVDVNDEGDYSFSYDEGQTEGQTIGQVSAIDPDNEVLAFSIKNNVQDEQGNDLFQINSETGEISLTAAGAASLANDYETPG, from the coding sequence ATGAACACACGTACTCTCGCTTCTACGATGTTGGCTAACGTTACCCTGATCATTGACAGAAACGGTCAGTTCCGCGAACAAGCCGCAAATATGCCCCTCAGACCGGGCGACGTTGTCGTTCAGGTCAGCGAAGGTCCTAATCCACAAGTCACCGCTGAATTGGTGAGCCCTGCCAATACTGCAAACACTAATCTGGACGGAGAAATTGCCCAGATTATTCAACAGTTGGAACTTGGCGCTGACCCGACGCAGAATCCTGATTTGGCAACCGCAGCAGGCGGAACTAATGGTTCCAGTCTGACGGCTTCTGCCAGTATCAGTCGTACCGGCGATGAAGTGTTGGCGTCCACCAGTTTTGATACGTCTGGCCTGGAAGGGTTGGGGCTGTCGGCAACACAAAGTCTGGCGCTGGCCGATTTGGTCGCAGATACCGTCACGACATTGCTGTTAAGTGGTAGCGACAGTGCTGAGGCGGATGAAACGGATGAGCCGGTGACTCTGGAAGGGGTTTTACAGGTAGAAGGCGCCGATGGGCTGACATTTGTCCCGCAGCAGGATGAGGCGGGAGATTATGGTCAGTTTTCGATTGATGCCGATGGTAACTGGGTGTTCGTTGCCAATAGTGCCTTCGATGAGCTTAACACCGGTGATTCGATTATTGACCAGTTTCAGGTGGTAGGTACGGATGGCAGCACTCACACGGTTACTGTGACGATTAATGGCACCAATGATGTGCCGGTCTTTGTCGATGTCAATGACGAGGGCGATTACTCATTTAGTTATGATGAGGGTCAGACAGAAGGACAAACAATTGGTCAGGTTAGTGCGATTGACCCGGATAATGAGGTTCTGGCTTTTTCTATCAAGAATAACGTTCAGGACGAGCAGGGTAATGATCTGTTCCAGATTAATAGTGAGACTGGTGAAATCAGCTTGACCGCTGCGGGCGCTGCTTCACTTGCCAACGATTACGAAACTCCCGGATAA